The following is a genomic window from Devosia neptuniae.
GGTCTGGGGTGTCCACAGATCGTTGTAGCGGATGTTGAAGCGGACGGTGCCGCGCGCCGGGATGACGTTCGAAATGGGATTGCCGACATCAATCGTGGTGACTTCGAGATTGGTCGCGGGGAAATGTTCGCTGCCCTGATCGATCTGCGTGTCGCTGAGTGCGATGACGATGCGGGCCAAAGTGGGCAGCGGGTTGTTGGCCTTGTGCGGATAGGCCACGTGCCCCTGCGCGCCTTCGACGGTGATGAGGCCCGAGAAGGAGCCGCGCCGGCCGATCTTGATACTGTCGCCGAGCAAGGTGGCCGAGCTGGGTTCGCCCACAATGGCGAAATCGAAGCTATGCCCCTGGTCCTTGGCCCAGGCCATGAGCTTGTCGGTGCCGTTGATGGCGTCGGCTTCCTCGTCATTGGTGATGGCGAGCATAATCGTGCCCACGTCGGCGGGAATGGATGCTGCGGCAGCGATGAAGGCGGAGATGCCCGATTTCATATCGGCGGCGCCACGGCCATAGAGCTTGCCATCGGCCTCGCGTGGGGTGAACGGGTCGGCGGTCCAATCTGCGAGTTCGCCGGGCGGCACCACATCGGTATGGCCGGCAAAGAGCAGGCTTCGGCCGCCATTGCCGCGGATGGCGAAGAGATTGTCGACGGGATAGGAGCCGTCGCCCTCAAAGCGCAGGTGGGCGGTGGTGAAGCCCAGGCTGCTGAGGGCCGTGTCGAGCACGTCCAATACGCCGGCGGGTTCGGGCGTCACCGAAGGGCAGGCGATCAGGGCTTTGAGAAGCTGGACGGGATCGTCCGCAGCAATGTCAGTCACGAGACAATCCCGTCTGTTGATGATCAGGCCGTAGCCGGATTGGCCACCGGGTCGGCGCCATATTCGTTGCTGCCGATAGTGCCGCGCAGGAAGCCCAGTTGCACCAGCATGTAAAGGGCATAGACGCCGATTGCCAGCAGCAGGATGGAGAACCAACCGGCGGGCGCAGGAACCATGACGCCATTGCCGATATCGCTGGCGGTGATACCGATGCCCAGGGTTTGCAGCACCGAGCTCAGCAACGAGAGGCCGAGCAGGATTTTGAGATCGAGGCCATTATTGCCGCGATCCTGCCGGCGCTTGAGCGACAGGCAATAGCTCGGATAGAGCAGCAACAAAGTGACCAGCAGCGAGCCCCAGCCGGCGCTGCTTGCGCTGGGCCCGAGGCCAATTGCACCCAGCAGCAGCGTCAA
Proteins encoded in this region:
- the dapE gene encoding succinyl-diaminopimelate desuccinylase; this translates as MTDIAADDPVQLLKALIACPSVTPEPAGVLDVLDTALSSLGFTTAHLRFEGDGSYPVDNLFAIRGNGGRSLLFAGHTDVVPPGELADWTADPFTPREADGKLYGRGAADMKSGISAFIAAAASIPADVGTIMLAITNDEEADAINGTDKLMAWAKDQGHSFDFAIVGEPSSATLLGDSIKIGRRGSFSGLITVEGAQGHVAYPHKANNPLPTLARIVIALSDTQIDQGSEHFPATNLEVTTIDVGNPISNVIPARGTVRFNIRYNDLWTPQTLAEWVRDRIASVDANGTRIGFEVSGTPSRSFLSPLSADVETLSATIESITGRRPELSTGGGTSDARFIAQYGPVVECGLVGPSMHKADEHIALDDLTGLTEIYRAFMTRFFAGPAA
- a CDS encoding DUF805 domain-containing protein, with amino-acid sequence MDFQALYTTTAGRVSRKTWWIGVIILGVAGIVLTLLLGAIGLGPSASSAGWGSLLVTLLLLYPSYCLSLKRRQDRGNNGLDLKILLGLSLLSSVLQTLGIGITASDIGNGVMVPAPAGWFSILLLAIGVYALYMLVQLGFLRGTIGSNEYGADPVANPATA